The following coding sequences are from one Cryptococcus deuterogattii R265 chromosome 1, complete sequence window:
- a CDS encoding D-lactate dehydrogenase: MTAPRIISRIAARALRRSPLHPLPRSTLAPTKLSPTGYTSVRLGSTLPPRADFTKPTEEHIKELRTLLSSNASLISTIDGSATPDELQAFNDDWMNKYHGKSPIVVKPKTTEEVSKVMKYCYDKGLAVVPQGGNTGLVGGSNPVHDEIILNLSNLSHIRSFDPVSGIFVADAGVILEVADNYLAERGFIFPLDLGAKGSCHIGGNVATNAGGLRLLRYGSLHGTVLGLEVVLPDGTIWNGLSKLRKDNTGFDIKQLFIGSEGTIGIITAISILCPRRPSAMNVAVFSLPSYEAVQKVFGEAKTYLGEILSAFEFFDKQSYALVKKHQEENGETRSVFEQEGDFYCLIETGGSNSEHDEAKLTALLEHLLTSDLVLDGVLAQDSTQFQSIWSLRELIPESAGKAGSVYKYDVSVPVGKMYGLVEKMRERLRKEGVLEGDGNPEGPIRAVAGYGHMGDGNLHINIVANKYTEEIEKIIEPYVYEIVAENEGSISAEHGLGVMKAPYIGYSQNETSVEVMKKIKNLFDPKGLLNPYKYIV, translated from the exons ATGACAGCCCCTAGGATTATCTCACGCATCGCTGCCCGAGCCCTCAGGCGCTCACCTCTTCACCCCCTGCCCAGGAGCACTCTCGCTCCCACGAAGCTCTCCCCTACAGGCTACACCTCTGTTCGACTCGGCTcgactcttcctccccgtGCGGACTTCACCAAGCCTACCGAGGAGCACATTAAGGAGCTGCGAACCCTCCTGTCGTCTAACGCGTCTCTCATCTCAACCATCGACGGTTCTGCGACTCCCGATGAATTACAAGCATTTAATGACGATTGGATGAACAAGTACCATGGCAAGAGTCCCATTGTTGTCAAACCTAAAACTACGGAGGAGGTCAGCAAAGTCATGAAGTACTGCTATGACAAGGGTTTGGCTGTTGTTCCTCAAGGCGGCAACACTGGTCTTGTTG GTGGCTCCAACCCCGTACACGACGAAATTATCCTTAATCTCTCCAATCTCTCCCATATTCGCTCATTTGACCCTGTCTCCGGTATCTTTGTCGCTGACGCCGGCGTTATCCTCGAAGTTGCCGACAATTACCTTGCTGAACGGggcttcatcttccccctcgATCTCGGTGCCAAGGGATCATGTCACATCGGAGGTAACGTCGCTACCAACGCTGGCGGTTTGAGGTTGTTGAGGTACGGAAGCTTGCACGGCACCGTCCTTGGTTTGGAAGTTGTTTTGCCGGACGGAACCATCTGGAACGGCTTGAGCAAGCTCAGGAAAGATAACACAG GCTTCGACATCAAGCAGCTCTTCATCGGCTCTGAAGGAACTATCGGTATAATTActgccatctccatcctttgCCCTCGTCGTCCCTCAGCCATGAACGTCGCCGTTttctccttgccttcctATGAGGCCGTCCAAAAGGTCTTTGGCGAAGCCAAAACTTACCTTGGTGAGATCCTTTCTGCCTTCGAGTTCTTTGACAAGCAAAGT TACGCTCTTGTCAAGAAACACCAAGAGGAGAACGGCGAGACCCGTAGCGTCTTTGAGCAAGAAGGTGATTTCTACTGTTTGATCGAGACTGGTGGTAGCAATTCTGAGCACGATGAGGCC AAACTCACAGCTCTTCTTGAACACCTCCTCACTTCCGATCTCGTCCTTGACGGTGTCCTGGCCCAGGATTCTACCCAATTCCAGTCCATCTGGTCCCTTCGTGAACTCATCCCCGAATCTGCGGGCAAGGCTGGATCAGTATACAAGTACGATGTATCCGTCCCCGTGGGCAAGATGTATGGTTTGGTTGAGAAAATGAGGGAGAGACTTAGGAAGGAGGGTGTCCTCGAAGGTGATGGCAACCCTGAAGGGCCTATCAGGGCTGTCGCGGGCTACGGGCACATGGGCGATGGTAACCTTCACATCAACATTGTCGCCAACAAGTACActgaggagattgagaagattATTGAACCTTATGTTTACGAAATCGTCG CTGAGAATGAGGGCTCCATCTCTGCGGAACATGGTTTGGGTGTCATGAAAGCCCCCTACATCGGTTACTCACAGAACGAGACATCCGTTGAAgtcatgaagaagatcaagaacTTGTTCGATCCGAAGGGCTTACTCAACCCTTACAAGTACATCGTTTAG
- a CDS encoding ribonucleoside-diphosphate reductase subunit M2 gives MAAIHQAPLPYGKFITTSPSSSVCSSATTEDSLGDMSRINDVRPIYDSSIASLEDKMGATRITPPRSIESLSNERSDSNKGRKPTGKDKVTMKFPEEEEEDILRESDSRFVLFPIKYNEIWQAYKRAQASFWTAEELDFGHDLIDWHDRMTEQERFFILRVLAFFAASDGIVGENIVSQFSLQVQIAEARAFYSFQSMIEQVHSETYSLLIETYVRDAQEKDFLFRGMENIPCIKQKADWALKYITDELPFRTRLVAFACVEGIFFSGSFAAIFWLKKRGLMPGLTFSNELISRDEGMHTDFACLLYNHLKHRCSTDEVHRIVSEALVIEKQFLSDALPCALIGINAHLMCQYMEFVADRLVVDLGYPKIYNATNPFDWMELISLQGKANFFESRVSAYQKANVSRTATPSGQKEDERLTKRVFRTDADF, from the exons ATGGCAGCCATACACCAAGCTCCTCTACCATACGGAAAGTTTATCACAACGtctccttcgtcctcgGTCTGCTCCTCAGCAACTACTGAAGACAGCCTTGGCGACATGTCTCGGATCAACGATGTTCGGCCGATTTACGATTCTTCAATTGCGTCGCTGGAAGACAAGATGGGTGCTACAAGAATTACACCTCCAAGGTCTATCGAATCACTGAGTAATGAGAGAAGCGACAGCAATAAAGGGAGAAAGCCCACTGGGAAGGACAAGGTGACAATGAAATTcccagaagaggaagaggaagatattCTGCGAGAGTCTGACTCTCGTTTCGTGCTTTTCCCCATCAAGTATAATGAA ATATGGCAAGCATATAAACGTGCCCAAGCTAGTTTTTGGACCGCCGAAGAGCTTGATTTTGGACATGACCTCATTGATTGGCATGACCGGATGACAGAACAGGAAAGATTTTTCATCCTAAGAGTATTAGCATTCTTCGCAGCCTCAGATGGAATTGTTGGTG AAAATATTGTGTCACAATTTTCCCTGCAAGTTCAAATAGCGGAGGCACGCGCATTCTATTCCTTCCAATCAATGATTGAGCAAGTGCATTCTGAGACGTATAGTCTTTTGATCGAGACGTATGTTAGGGATGcgcaggagaaggatttTTTGTTCAGAGGAATGGAAAACA TCCCTTGTATAAAGCAAAAGGCTGATTGGGCATTGAAATACATCACAGATGAACTA CCCTTCCGAACTAGGCTGGTGGCTTTTGCATGCGTGGAAggcattttcttttctggGTCCTTTGCTGCTATCTTctggttgaagaagaggggattGATGCCTGGACTGACATTCTCAAACGAGTTGATCAGTAGGGATGAGGGGATGCACACA GACTTTGCATGTCTTTTGTATAACCATCTCAAGCACCGATGTTCGACAGATGAAGTTCACAGAATTGTTTCAGAAGCGCTGGTTATTGAAAAGCAGTTCCTCTCCGATGCTCTTCCTTGTGCTTTAATAGGTATTAATGCCCAT TTGATGTGTCAATATATGGAATTCGTGGCCGACAGGCTCGTCGTTGACTTGGGCTATCCCAAGATCTACAATGCCACCAACCCCTTTGACTGGATGGAACTGATATCACTACAAGGCAAAGCCA ACTTCTTTGAATCCCGAGTATCTGCCTACCAGAAAGCCAACGTTTCCCGTACAGCTACTCCATCTGGCcaaaaagaggatgagagatTAACGAAGCGGGTGTTCAGGACGGACGCGGACTTTTGA